DNA from Abyssibacter profundi:
CCTCGATCGGTGGCGTGCCCTGCGGCACGTTGTGGATGGCCTGCTCGAAACGCGTGTCGGGCAGCATGTGCCGGTAGATCAGCAGGGCATCCACGTAGGGCCCCCAGGGCATCCAGTCGATTGCGTTCTCGGCGACCGCATTGGTGGGTCGGTCCGCTGCATCGGAGACCATCATGGTGAAGTAGCCCTGCTCATCGAGATGAGCCTGATAATCCGCCACGCAGCCCACGTAACGCTGGGTGGGCAAGTCGTTCTGACACACTGACCAATAACGTAGCTGTTCGTCGCCCAAGGCAACGCCGGGCTGCTCCCGGAATGTGGGTGCCTTGGCCCGGATCATCACGATATTCCCGTAGGTGCGGCTGAACAGGTTGGTGGAATAGGCATTGTGGATGTTGGACAAGAAGCCGCCGCCGGCCGGTAACGCGGTTTCCACGCCCTCCGGTACGGGTAGCCCGAATACGCCACGCAAGACGTTCACGACCGTACTGGGTAGACCGTAGAACACGCGGGAATCCGACTCAGGGTCGCCGATCGGCACGGTGCCGGGGCGCGCCAGAAACGGATCGTCGATGAAATCGGCGTCTTCCAGCACGTCGTTGAAACCCAGCGATGGCACGGTGTCACCCAGCGTCGGCAGCAACGGTTCCACGCAATCGGCGGTCGGCAGCAATTCGATATCGCCATCGCGGGTCTCGAGCGTCAGGATGGGCAGTCCCACGCCACCGTCGAAATCCAGACCCTCGTCAGGGATGTACACACGATAAATCAGCGCGGTCAGGGCCGGCTGGGGCACAGGCAGGGGGCCGAGCGAGGTCTCGCCGGCATAAAGCGTGTTCGGCGAGGGCGAATCGGGTTGTCCGGTAAACTCCACATACGCCGTGTAGGGGTCACCCCAGGCATCCGCGGCCGGCCGGCGCGTCTGGACGAAAGGATTGAGCCCGCCTGTCACCGGCGCGATCTCGCGATCCGCCAGGGCATCGGTCGGCCGTAGAATCGGATCGTAGACGTTGTACGAGAAGTAGCGTGCCTGGGGGTAGGCGCCGTCGATGCGCAGTCGGGTCTCCGGCAGCATGGGCACCAACGCCACCCAGTACTTTGCGGATTCATCGGGAAAAGCGATGTTGGCGGTGTCGATGTTACTGGCCGCCTGCCAGCCGCAGGCCACGCCAAACGGGTACTGATCTCGAACAGGTCCGCTCGCTGGCTCACCGGACGCCCCGCCTGCTGCTGATTGGGTTTCGCCAGCCGGCTCGGAATCCGAACCGGCACAGCCAACCAAGCCTAGGCTTAGCAGCAACGCCAGACCGGCCGCGCGCATCGAGTCGATCGTCTTGTCCATGTTGTCGTCTCCAGTCGTTGCAACCCGCCGCTCTAGTGGCCGTGGTGTTGCGGGCTTAGGTCACAGGGCCGAGGGCGCCTGCAGGCCTGCTGATACGTATTCGATAAAGCCTTCGGCCAGGGTGGCCTCGTCCAGGGTGTAGCGACGCTCGCCGTCGGCGGTGTCGGGCAGGCGCCACAACAGGGTCTGGTCCACCATGCCGTTGACGACGCTGTTAATGGCCAGAAAAACGTGCAGCCGCAGCGCCCGGGCAGACTTGTGCGGCAGCAGCGTTGCTAGCTGGGCTTCCATACGCCAGATCAGTGGACCCATGTGCCTCAGCAGCAGGTCCTGTCCGACCTCGCCCTCTTCCCGGATCAATCGCGCCAGCAGCCAGACTGCGCGCTCGTGACGTTGCAGCAAACCGTGCAGCGATAACACCAGCGCCGTGACCACGTGGCTGACCTTTAGTCGCCCCTCGGCCTCGATCGCGTCGACCTCCGCCCAAGCTTCGTCCGCCAAGGGTTCATGCCACTGGGCGATTCGAGCGACGCAGGCGTCCAGCAGGCCCTGCTTGTTGCCGAAGTAGTAGCGGACCGCGGCCTCGTTGAGCACGCCTGCCTCACGCTGGATCTGCCGCGCGGACACCGCATGGCAGCCCCGCTGGCCGTACATCGCAATGGCTGTGCTCACCAGCCGGTCTGGCACGCTGCCGCCGGCCTCGGCATTCCGCTCTGCAGGTTCTGCTCGGTCGAACACGCGGTCTCCAGGTCCAATGCGAGAGCTTGCAGTCTAGCGGTTAACCCGATTGAGTCAACTCAGTTGGGTTAGCAATGGCGCAGGACTGGAATCGACGCCAAGACCGGGTTGAAATCTAAGCTGCGGAGGACACCGCACAGGCGGACAACAGGCGCTCCGTCGCACCCGTGCCCAGCCCGGTGGCGAGCAGTGCTGGGCTGACTGCCGGTGTCGGCCGCTGCCAGACCAATTGCGAAGCCGCGTCTTCCAGCGGAATGGTCGTGACAATGCGAGCCAGTTGGCGGGATCGCTCGGCGGCTTCGCGCTGCTCTTCGAGCAAGCGGCGCAGGCGCTTAGCGCCCCGAACCGGGAGGTCCAACACCTGATCCAGGTCGGCGTAAATCGCATCGAGCGAGCCGAAGTGCGTCAGCAACGCGACCGCCGCCTTGGGGCCGATACCGGCAATGCCCGGAATATTGTCCACGGTGTCACCAACCAGCGCCTGGTAATCGAGCATCTGCGCCGGTGTCACGCCGAACTTCTCGATGATGGCCGAGGCGTCCAGCCAGTCGTTCTTTGCGAAATCCCAGATCACGTCATCGTGGTCCAGCAATTGGGCCAGGTCCTTGTCGGGGCTGACAATGACCCCCGGCAAGCCCAGCCCCCGCGCCACATGCAGCAAGGTGCCGATGTAATCGTCGGCCTCGTATTCCTCGCAGGCCAGGTTGTACAACCCGATGGCATCGCAGACTTGGCGGGCCATGCGGAACTGGTGCTTGAGCTCCTCTGGCGCCGATTCACGGTTGGCCTTGTAGGCCGGGTCAATGCGATTGCGGAACGAGGAGGTCAGGCTTTCATCAAACGCCACGGCGATGTGAGTCGGCGACTGCGATCGGATCAGCCGGGCCAGCATGTCGGC
Protein-coding regions in this window:
- a CDS encoding TetR family transcriptional regulator, with the translated sequence MFDRAEPAERNAEAGGSVPDRLVSTAIAMYGQRGCHAVSARQIQREAGVLNEAAVRYYFGNKQGLLDACVARIAQWHEPLADEAWAEVDAIEAEGRLKVSHVVTALVLSLHGLLQRHERAVWLLARLIREEGEVGQDLLLRHMGPLIWRMEAQLATLLPHKSARALRLHVFLAINSVVNGMVDQTLLWRLPDTADGERRYTLDEATLAEGFIEYVSAGLQAPSAL
- a CDS encoding 5'-3' exonuclease, which encodes MKQANQTVESMDRRVYLIDASVYIFRAWFSLPDSMTDASGRPINALTGFADMLARLIRSQSPTHIAVAFDESLTSSFRNRIDPAYKANRESAPEELKHQFRMARQVCDAIGLYNLACEEYEADDYIGTLLHVARGLGLPGVIVSPDKDLAQLLDHDDVIWDFAKNDWLDASAIIEKFGVTPAQMLDYQALVGDTVDNIPGIAGIGPKAAVALLTHFGSLDAIYADLDQVLDLPVRGAKRLRRLLEEQREAAERSRQLARIVTTIPLEDAASQLVWQRPTPAVSPALLATGLGTGATERLLSACAVSSAA